In Arcanobacterium canis, the sequence GAATTTTGGACATGTTCCGGATCACACGATATGGACTCAAGTCCCACTTTACACCACAAGGTGTCGATTCCGTGATAAACAAAACATTGATATATCAAAGAAATGGCTGGGGCAAGCAGAAATCGCTTACCCCAGTCGCAATTAGGATTTTCGTCCCTAGCAAATTCGGTAGCACCAGCCGAAGCGATCTTCGACTCGTCCCATCTGGATGCCGACAAGTTCATCGTAAATTGACTGCACAACGTCCCCACCTTCGAGATAAACGTCGAAGTCATCTGATGTCAGCCGCCCAATAGGTGTCACAACAGCCGCAGTTCCGCACGCAAACATCTCACTAATGGTGCCTGAACGGATCCCCTCGAGTACGGAATCAAGAGAGAGAGTTTCTTCAACCGCGCGCACTCCACGAGCACGCAAGAGCTGCAAAATCGATGAACGCGTCGCTCCTGGAAGGATATTTCCTGAGAGCGACGGCGTAGCAACATGTCCATCAGCATAGACAACGAAGACATTCATGCCTCCGAGTTCATCGAGATTGGTATTCGTCGCCGCGTCGAGGAAGAGTACTTCATCAAACCCTGCGTCGTGGCTGACCAGTTTCGGAAGAAGAGACGCCGCATAGTTTCCACCGGTCTTGACATCGCCCATCCCTCCGGGACCGGCTCGGTGGTACGTCCGATCAACCCACACGTTGATCGGTGTCAGTCCTCCTGAGAAATAGGCTCCCGCCGGTGAAGCAACAACCATATATTCATACTTTTTCGCTGCCCGGACTCCCAAGAAGGCTTCCGACGCGAAGGTAAAGGGACGCAGATACAACGAGGTTCCCATCTGCGAGGGCACCCAGCGCTCGTTCGCGCGCACAACTGAGACAATCGACGCCATAAAATCATCGATTGGCAATTCAGGGATCGCCAATCGCCGAGAGGACATATTCAGGCGCGCTGCGTTATAGGTTGGCCGGAACGTCCACACAGAACCATCTTCATGCCGAAATGCTTTCAACCCTTCGAAGATCTCTTGTCCGTAGTGAAGCACGGAGCCTGCAGGATCCATTGAAATTGGCCCATAGGGGACGACCGATCGGCTCCCCCATCCATTCGGCGTCCACGTAATACGAGCCATGTAATCTGCAAAGGAGTTGCCAAAGCCTGGTTTTTCCGTCGCAGCTTGCACGACAGAATCATCTGCCTGCGCTCCCTCGATGAA encodes:
- a CDS encoding branched-chain amino acid aminotransferase is translated as MPIPDADSLLGRFTFIEGAQADDSVVQAATEKPGFGNSFADYMARITWTPNGWGSRSVVPYGPISMDPAGSVLHYGQEIFEGLKAFRHEDGSVWTFRPTYNAARLNMSSRRLAIPELPIDDFMASIVSVVRANERWVPSQMGTSLYLRPFTFASEAFLGVRAAKKYEYMVVASPAGAYFSGGLTPINVWVDRTYHRAGPGGMGDVKTGGNYAASLLPKLVSHDAGFDEVLFLDAATNTNLDELGGMNVFVVYADGHVATPSLSGNILPGATRSSILQLLRARGVRAVEETLSLDSVLEGIRSGTISEMFACGTAAVVTPIGRLTSDDFDVYLEGGDVVQSIYDELVGIQMGRVEDRFGWCYRIC